The following are encoded together in the Polyangiaceae bacterium genome:
- a CDS encoding class I SAM-dependent methyltransferase, which yields MSQGDEFKARREQTRRSWNLATQAHNAHKLDQAAFLRDGGSTLYPDELELLGDLDGVRLLHLQCNSGQDSISLARLGARVTGVDISDSAIDFASQLSADSGIAATFERADVLEWLPRAAAEGRRFDCVFASYGALPWIDDIAAWMRGAASVLEPGGRLVVMEFHPLIWSVDEELRIKDPYFADYVFSEPVGDYVGRSGDALAPSGFVETEPFENPEVGHAYQWTVAQTLQAVLDAGLRLSTVREYPYVNGCKFLPNLAELPGKRFTLPHGVASLPLQFGFVAESKR from the coding sequence ATGTCTCAAGGCGATGAGTTCAAGGCGCGGCGTGAGCAAACGCGGCGTTCGTGGAACCTGGCGACTCAGGCGCACAACGCGCACAAGCTCGACCAAGCGGCCTTCCTGCGCGACGGTGGCTCCACGCTGTACCCGGACGAGCTCGAGTTGCTCGGCGACCTGGACGGAGTCCGTCTGCTGCACCTCCAGTGCAACTCCGGACAGGATAGCATCTCGCTTGCGCGGCTCGGGGCGCGGGTAACCGGCGTGGACATCTCGGATAGCGCGATCGACTTTGCGTCGCAGCTCAGCGCGGACTCGGGCATTGCAGCGACCTTCGAGCGCGCGGACGTGCTGGAGTGGCTGCCGAGAGCAGCGGCGGAGGGGCGGCGCTTCGACTGCGTGTTCGCGTCCTATGGCGCACTACCCTGGATCGATGACATTGCCGCATGGATGCGCGGAGCCGCCTCGGTGCTCGAGCCGGGGGGACGTCTCGTGGTGATGGAATTTCACCCGCTGATCTGGTCCGTCGACGAAGAGCTGCGCATCAAGGACCCGTACTTCGCCGATTACGTCTTCTCCGAACCAGTAGGCGACTACGTGGGGCGTTCCGGGGATGCGCTCGCGCCTTCAGGTTTCGTGGAGACGGAGCCCTTCGAGAACCCGGAAGTTGGGCACGCGTATCAGTGGACGGTTGCTCAAACGCTCCAGGCGGTGCTCGATGCAGGGCTACGCCTCAGCACCGTGCGCGAATACCCCTACGTCAATGGCTGCAAGTTCTTGCCGAACCTTGCAGAGCTCCCCGGAAAGCGCTTCACGCTTCCGCACGGAGTAGCTTCATTGCCGCTGCAGTTCGGGTTTGTGGCCGAGAGCAAGCGCTAG
- a CDS encoding RNA polymerase sigma factor — MTPRNQSGTPSPGPELRSNDSERGFEIEAGAWDFEALYDAHFDFVWRSARRLGAEAHALDDVVQEVFLVAYRKLPEFLGRSSLKTWLFGITLRVVRAQRRRAASRAAEPLPDGLADDVRPGPGRSFEQRQALELLHRLLDRLDDPKREVFVLAELEEFSAPEIAEALGVNLNTVYSRLRAARSEMDAALKRVRAEEAWTERER, encoded by the coding sequence ATGACCCCACGCAACCAGAGCGGCACTCCCAGTCCGGGACCCGAGCTGCGTTCGAACGATTCGGAGCGAGGCTTCGAGATCGAAGCTGGGGCGTGGGACTTCGAGGCGCTCTACGACGCCCATTTCGACTTCGTCTGGAGAAGCGCTCGACGACTCGGAGCAGAGGCGCACGCGTTGGACGACGTGGTCCAAGAGGTGTTCCTCGTGGCCTACCGCAAGCTGCCAGAGTTCCTGGGTCGCTCGAGCCTGAAGACTTGGCTGTTCGGCATCACACTGCGTGTGGTGCGAGCGCAGCGACGTCGAGCCGCCAGCCGCGCAGCGGAGCCGCTGCCTGATGGCCTTGCCGACGACGTGCGCCCGGGGCCCGGCAGGAGCTTCGAGCAGCGTCAGGCGCTCGAGCTCCTTCACCGCCTGCTCGATAGGCTAGACGACCCCAAACGCGAAGTGTTCGTACTGGCTGAGCTCGAGGAGTTTTCTGCGCCAGAAATCGCCGAGGCCCTGGGGGTCAACCTCAACACGGTCTACTCCCGGCTCAGGGCGGCGCGCTCGGAGATGGACGCAGCCCTCAAACGTGTCCGCGCGGAAGAAGCCTGGACGGAGCGTGAACGATGA